The Geobacillus genomosp. 3 genome segment CACCTCCTTTCTAAGGATGAAGAAAAGCGGAAGCGCCGCGATCGGCTCTCGAAGCCAAATGTTCTTCACCCACAGGGGTGCTTGCACCCCGAGGGGGAAGGTTATTTGGCAGAAGAGAGCCAGGCGCTGGAGCTAGACATCAGTCGTTATTCAACGTAAGTTGCGCTTTCGTTTCGCTCAGTTTTGAAGGAATGAGAGATTCCTTCAAAAGCACCTGTGCCTGCGTCTGCTGACAGGTTCAGGGGGTTGCTTCATTTGCGTCTGCGTCTACAAGCCAATTCAGAGAAGTTGGATTCCTCGACGCAAACCGGCAAAGAAGCGAATTCAAAGGAGCTACTTCGTTCCTTGAAAACTAGATAACCGGAAAAGCAAAGGAAGAAGCCGAGAAGCGCTGTAGGTTAAGCTAGAAAGGGCGCACGGTGGATGCCTTGGCACTAGGAGCCGATGAAGGACGGGGCAAACGCCGAAACGCTCCGGGGAGCTGTAAGCAAGCGTCGATCCGGAGATGTCCGAATGGGGGAACCCACTGTCCGTAATGGGGCAGGATCCATGTCTGAATCCATAGGGCATGGAGGGCACACCCGGGGAACTGAAACATCTTAGTACCCGGAGGAGAAGAAAGCAAACGCGATTCCCTGAGTAGCGGCGAGCGAAACGGGAACAGCCCAAACCAAGAGGCGTGCCTCTTGGGGTTGTAGGACCGCCCAGATGGGAGTGAGAAAGGAACGGGGTAGACGAACCGGTCTGGAACGGCCGGCCAGAGAAGGTGACAGCCCTGTAGTCGAAACTTCGTTCCCTCCCGGGCGGCTCCTGAGTACGGCGGGACACGGGAAATCCCGTCGGAAGCAGGGAGGACCATCTCCCAAGGCTAAATACTCCCTAGTGACCGATAGTGCACCAGTACCGTGAGGGAAAGGTGAAAAGCACCCCGGAAGGGGAGTGAAAGAGAACCTGAAACCGTGTGCCTACAAGTAGTCAGAGCCCGTTAAAGGGTGATGGCGTGCCTTTTGTAGAATGAACCGGCGAGTGACGATGGCGTGCGAGGTTAAGCCGAACAGGCGGAGCCGCAGCGAAAGCGAGTCTGAACAGGGCGTATGAGTACGTCGTCGTCGACCCGAAACCAGGTGATCTACCCATGTCCAGGGTGAAGGCCGGGTAACACCGGCTGGAGGCCCGAACCCACGCACGTTGAAAAGTGCGGGGATGAGGTGTGGGTAGGGGTGAAATGCCAATCGAACTTGGAGATAGCTGGTTCTCCCCGAAATAGCTTTAGGGCTAGCCTCAAGGTGAGAGTCTTGGAGGTAGAGCACTGATTGGGCTAGGGGCCCTCATCGGGTTACCGAACCCAGTCAAACTCCGAATGCCAATGACTTATCCTTGGGAGTCAGACTGCGAGTGATAAGATCCGTGGTCAAGAGGGAAACAGCCCAGATCGCCAGCTAAGGCCCCGAAGTGCACGTTCAGTGGAAAAGGATGTGGAGTTGCCCAGACAACCAGGATGTTGGCTTAGAAGCAGCCACCATTTAAAGAGTGCGTAATAGCTCACTGGTCGAGTGACTCTGCGCCGAAAATGTACCGGGGCTAAACGTGCCGCCGAAGCTGCGGGATGACCGTTGGTCATCGGTAGGGGAGCGTTCTAAGGGCACAGAAGCCAGACCGGAAGGACTGGTGGAGCGCTTAGAAGTGAGAATGCCGGTATGAGTAGCGAAAACAGAGGTGAGAATCCTCTGCGCCGAAAGCCTAAGGGTTCCTGAGGAAGGTTCGTCCGCTCAGGGTTAGTCGGGACCTAAGCCGAGGCCGAAAGGCGTAGGTGATGGACAACAGGTGGAGATTCCTGTACCACCTCCTTCCCGTTTGAGCAATGGGGGGACGCAGGAGGATAGGGCGAGCAGGCGGTTGGAAGAGCCTGTCCAAGCCGCAAGGCTGATCCGTAGGCAAATCCGCGGATCAAAAAGGCCAAGCGGTGACGGCGACGGAGTTATCCGGAAGTCCCCGATTTCACACTGCCAAGAAAAGCCTCTAGCGAGGGAAGAGGTGCCCGTACCGCAAACCGACACAGGTAGGCGAGGAGAGAATCCTAAGGCGCGCGGGAGAACTCTCGTTAAGGAACTCGGCAAAATGACCCCGTAACTTCGGGAGAAGGGGTGCTCGTTTGGGTGACGAGCCCGAACGAGCCGCAGTGAAAAGGCCCAAGCGACTGTTTATCAAAAACACAGGTCTCTGCGAAGCCGAAAGGCGACGTATAGGGGCTGACACCTGCCCGGTGCTGGAAGGTTAAGGGGAGCGCTTAGCGCAAGCGAAGGTGCGAACCGAAGCCCCAGTAAACGGCGGCCGTAACTATAACGGTCCTAAGGTAGCGAAATTCCTTGTCGGGTAAGTTCCGACCCGCACGAAAGGTGTAACGACTTGGGCACTGTCTCAACGAGAGACCCGGTGAAATTATATTACCTGTGAAGATGCAGGTTACCCGCGACAGGACGGAAAGACCCCGTGGAGCTTTACTGCAGCCTGATATGGAATTTTGGTATCGCTTGTACAGGATAGGTGGGAGCCAGAGAAGCCGGAGCGCCAGCTTCGGTGGAGGCGGCGGTGGGATACCACCCTGGCGGTATTGAAATTCTAACCCGCACCCCTTATCGGGGTGGGAGACAGTGTCAGGTGGGCAGTTTGACTGGGGCGGTCGCCTCCCAAAAGGTAACGGAGGCGCCCAAAGGTTCCCTCAGAATGGTTGGAAATCATTCGGAGAGTGCAAAGGCACAAGGGAGCTTGACTGCGAGACGGACAGGTCGAGCAGGGACGAAAGTCGGGCTTAGTGATCCGGTGGTTCCGCATGGAAGGGCCATCGCTCAACGGATAAAAGCTACCCCGGGGATAACAGGCTGATCTCCCCCAAGAGTCCACATCGACGGGGAGGTTTGGCACCTCGATGTCGGCTCATCGCATCCTGGGGCTGTAGTCGGTCCCAAGGGTTGGGCTGTTCGCCCATTAAAGCGGTACGCGAGCTGGGTTCAGAACGTCGTGAGACAGTTCGGTCCCTATCCGTCGTGGGCGCAGGAAATTTGCGAGGAGCTGTCCTTAGTACGAGAGGACCGGGATGGACGCACCGCTGGTGTACCAGTTGTCCCGCCAGGGGCACCGCTGGGTAGCTATGTGCGGACGGGATAAGCGCTGAAAGCATCTAAGCGTGAAGCCCCCCTCAAGATGAGATTTCCCATCGCGTGAAGCGAGTAAGATCCCTCGAAGATGACGAGGTCGATAGGTCCGAGGTGGAAGCGTGGCGACACGTGCAGCTGACGGATACTAATCGATCGAGGGCTTAACCAAGAAAAGTGGAGGCCGCCCGCTTATCGGCGAAACGCGCTGGAGGGCCTGCGAGGAGGCTCGAACCAAGCCAAAGCTTGGTTCTGCGTGGGTGGTATCACAGGAGCGTATGCAATGTGTCGCCGCCGCAGCAGGACCGAAGCGTCGCGAGCCGATGGCGGCCGGAACTAGACAGTGAAAAGCGCAGGCGAGCGGGTCGCCGCGATGGGCAAATGTTCTTCGCCTGCAGGGATTTGCGATCCCGAAGGCGAAGGTTATTTGACCCCGAGCGGCGGCGAGCCGAAGCTAGACAGCACGAAAAGCGCAAGCGCCGCTTCTTCCGACAACGGTTATCTAGTTTTCAGGGAACGAATTCCTGACAACCTCATATGGCCTAGTGGTGATAGCGGAGGGGAAACACCCGTTCCCATCCCGAACACGGAAGTTAAGCCCTCCAGCGCCGATGGTAGTTGGGGCCAGCGCCCCTGCAAGAGTAGGTCGCTGCTAGGCAATCTCATTCACCAGGGAGTAGCAACACGCCTAATTCCCTTTTTTCTTTTTTGGACGGATATTTATCGTAGGACTGCCCAGGAGGCCCAGCGGCCTCAACAGGGCAGTCCTTTTGCTTTGCATTAGCCGGTTTTTTGGCATCGTCAGTGGCAACGTGGTGGTTCCTTATGGTAAAATTTCAAAAGCGAGAGTAAAGATGATAAAATGGGATAAGGTGGAACGCCATGAAGCAGTTTGAACTTACCGTGCATTCTCCGGAAGAGACGAAAGCGGTTGCCCGCCGGCTTGCAGAACGGCTTCGTCCAGGGATGGTCATCGCGTTAGAAGGTGATTTAGGAGCAGGGAAAACGACGTTTACGAAAGGGCTTGCCGAAGGGCTGGGCATTACGCAAAACGTCAACAGTCCGACATTCACGATCATCAAGCAGTATGATGGACGGCTGCCGCTTTACCATATGGATGTATATCGTCTTGAAGACGAATGGGAGGATCTTGGGTTTGACGAATATTTCAATGGCGACGGTGTTACAGTCGTCGAGTGGGCCCATTTGATTGCGGGCCAGCTGCCTGAGGAGCGGCTGACTGTTTCTTTGTTTCGCTATGGCGGCGATGAACGGAGACTTGTGTTTGAGCCGTTAGGGCGGCGCTATGAACAGCTATGCAAGGAGATTTTTGCGTCATGAAAATATTAGGGATTGATACATCAAATATGCCGCTTGGCATTGCTGTGGCGGATGGGGATGCCATTAAGGGGGAACTTGTGACGAGTGTAAAAAAGGATCATTCCGCCCGGGCGATGCCGGCTATTGAATCGTTGCTTCGGCAATGCGGGATGGCGCCCAATGAGCTCGATTTAATCGTTGTCGCCAAGGGTCCCGGATCTTATACTGGGGTGCGGATCGGTGTGACTATTGCGAAAACACTTGCTTGGTCGCTCGGCATCCCGATAGCCGGTGTATCGAGTTTAGAGGTGCTTGCCGCTAATGGCCGTTATTTTCCCGGCGTGATCGTTCCTCTGTTTGACGCGCGGCGCGGGCAGATTTACACTGGGTTGTACCGGTACGAGAACGGAGCCCTCCGTTGCCTCGAAGCGGACCGGATTGTAGCGGCGGACAAGTGGGCCGATCATTTACGCAGGCGGGAAGAGGATGTCTTGTTCATCGGGACGGATGCGCCGGTATATGGTGAACTGTTTCGGAGCCGCTTAGGCGGGCGGGCTTTCCTCGCGCCGCCGCCGTTAACATTGCCGCGGCCAGGTGAGCTCGTCATGCTTGGAAAAGAGAAAGAACATGAGAATCCGCATACGTTTGTGCCAAACTATATCCGCCTTGCGGAAGCCGAAGCGAAATGGCTTGCGAGACAAAAAGGGGACGGGGACGATGGGGATCGATGTACAATTCCGGCTGATGACCGTTCATGATATCGATGAGGTCGTGCAAATTGAACGGGCGTCGTTTACCGCGCCGTGGAGCCGGGAATCTTTTTACAACGAACTGATGTACAACCGTTATGCCAAATATATTGTCATGGTGTATCGCGGACGGATCATCGGGTATGCGGGGATGTGGCTCGTGATTGATGAAGCGCATGTGACGAACGTCGCCGTGCTGCCGCAGTTTCGCGGACAAAAGCTCGGCGAAGCGCTTATGCGCCGCCTGATGGAAACAGCCAGGCAGCATGGGGCGGCGACGATGACGTTGGAAGTGCGCGTCTCGAACCATGTCGCCCAGTCGTTGTACCGAAAGCTCGGGTTTCGCAATGGCGGCATCCGCAAACGGTATTATCCGGATAATTTTGAAGATGCGCTAGTGATGTGGGTGAAACTGAGATGAATGAAAACGTGCATGTATTAGGGATTGAAACGAGCTGCGATGAAACAGCGGCGGCCGTGGTGAAAAACGGAAAAGAGATTTTATCGAATGTTGTCGCATCGCAAATGGAAAGCCATCGGCGGTTTGGCGGCGTTGTGCCGGAAATTGCCTCGCGCCACCATGTCGAACAAATTACACTCGTGATTGAGGAGGCGATGCAGCAGGCTGGCGTATCGTTTTCCGATCTTGATGCCATTGCGGTGACGGCCGGGCCGGGGTTGGTTGGGGCGCTTCTTGTCGGGGTGAACGCTGCCAAGGCGCTCGCGTTTGCCCACGGCTTGCCGCTTATCGGGGTGCATCATATTGCCGGTCATATTTATGCCAACCAGCTCGTGGCGGAGATGAAATTTCCGCTGTTGGCGCTTGTCGTTTCCGGCGGGCATACGGAGCTTGTTTACATGGAAGGACACGGGGCGTTTCAAGTCATTGGCGAGACGCGCGACGACGCAGCTGGCGAAGCGTATGACAAGGTCGCCCGGGCGTTGAACTTGCCGTACCCAGGGGGGCCGCACATTGACCGGCTTGCCCATGAGGGGGAGCCGGTGATTGACTTGCCGCGGGCATGGCTCGAGGAAGGGTCGTACGATTTTAGCTTCAGCGGCTTAAAATCCGCCGTGCTCAATGTGCTTCATAATGCAAAGCAGCGCGGTGAGGAGATTGATCCGAAGCAGATGGCAGCGAGCTTTCAAGCGAGCGTCATCGATGTGCTAGTGACGAAAACCGTGCAGGCGGCGAAACAGTACGGTGTGCAGCAAGTGCTGCTCGCCGGCGGGGTGGCGGCCAACCGCGGGTTGCGGTCCGCGCTGCAAGACAAAATGAAAGAGCTCCCGGATGTGGAGCTGGTCATCCCGCCGTTGTCGTTATGCACCGACAACGCGGCGATGATCGCCGCGGCCGGAACGGTAATGCATCAACAAGGCAAGCGAGCCGACCTAGCACTCAATGCCAATCCAGGCTTGCCACTTATGTAGTTGAAAATAAAGAACAAAAGGGTGGTTGCTTGCAGTAGGCAAGAGAACCGCCCTTTTTGTTTAGGGAGCAAGTTTTGGTTGTCTTCGATCAAAAGGGGTTGTGTATATTTTTATCCACAAGATGTGGGCAATGTGGAAAAGGTGAGAAAATACTACAAACATAAGGGCAGCAATACACAGTGCGTTTTGGGCAAAAGGAAGGGATTGTTTGTGGATAATGTGGAAAAGTCGGTGAATAACTTATATTTCACAGGTGGAATTGTGGATTTTTTTGTGGATAATGTGACTAACTTAAAAAAACAGCCCGCCACGATCACGGGCGGGCTATGGGGATGGGGTTATAGTGAAGTGTAAAGCTGTTCCCATTCGGCCAATAACTTTTCCACTTGTTGTTTTCGCTCTTCGTTTTGTTGCGACAACTGCTGCACGGTTTCATAATCGCCATAAACAGACGGGTCGCATAATTGCTGTTCCACTTCGGCGATTTGCGCCTCAAGCGCCTCGATCTCAGCCTCGATCTCATCCAGACGGCGTTGGCGCTGGCGCTGCCGCTTTTTCTCTTCTTTTTCCTGTTCATAAGTGGATTTGGTCGATTCACTGCTGTCCGGCGTTTTGTCCGAGTGGGCGTTGAGGCGCGCCAGTTCGCACATTTCCGCTTTTTTGGCGATGTAGTAATCGTAGTCGCCTAAATATTCGGTGAGGCCGCCGCTTGATAGCTCGAACAGCTTCGTCGCAATTCGGTTAATGAAATAACGGTCGTGGGAGACGAACAAAATGGTACCTGGATAGTCGATGAGCGCTTGTTCGAGCACCTGTTTGCTGTCGAGATCCAAATGGTTGGTCGGCTCGTCCAAAATAAGAACGTTCGCCTTTTGCAGCATCAGTTTGGCGAGCGCCAGGCGCGCCTTTTCCCCGCCGCTTAACGCCGAGACCGGTTTTAAGACGTCATCGCCGGAAAATAAAAAGTTGCCGAGCACGGTGCGGATTTCTTTCTCGGTTTTGTCCGGGTAGGCATCCCATAGTTCATCAAGCACTCGTTTATTCGATGATAAATCGGCTTGATTTTGATCATAATAGCCGATTTGGACGTTTGAGCCGTAGCGAAGCCTTCCTGCTTGGACAGGAAGCCGACGGGCGACCGCTTTTAGCAATGTTGATTTGCCGATGCCGTTCGGTCCGACTAAGGCGATGCTTTCTCCACGCGTGATGCGAAAGCTGATTTGACGGATGACGGGTGTTCCCTCGCCGTAACCAACGGCCAGTTCTTCGGCGGTAAGCACTTCATGGCCGCTAGGCCGTTCGATCGAGAAGGAAAAGGAGGCCGATTTCTCATCTCCAGTGGGGCGTTCGAGCCGTTCCATTTTTTCTAGCTGTTTTCGTCGGCTTTGCGCTCGTTTGGTCGTCGAGGCGCGGGCGATGTTGCGCCGGATGAAGTCTTCGAGACGGGCGATTTGTTCTTGCTGTTTCTCATATCGTTTTAACTCTTGTTCATATTGCTCGGCCCGTTGTTCCAAATAGCGGCTATAGTTGCCCGTATACCGCTTAAGTGTCGCGTTGGACAGCTCGTATACCTCAGTGACGACTTTATCTAAAAAATAGCGGTCGTGGGAAACGAGCAGGACGGCGCCAGGGTATGCCTGCAAATATTGCTCCAACCAAGAGAGTGTTTCAAGATCCAAATGGTTGGTCGGCTCGTCTAAAATCAGCAAATCCGGCTTAGATAATAGAAGTTTTCCGAGGGCAAGCCGCGTCCGCTGTCCGCCGCTTAGCGAGGAAACGGGCGTTGTTTTGTAATCGTATGACGAAAATTGCAGCCCGTGCAAAACAGAGCGGATGTCGGCTTCGTACTGGTAGCCCCCTTGTTCTTTGTACTGCTCTTGCAGTTCGTCATAGGCTTTGAGCGTTTTTTCGTAGCGAGATGGATCGGCGAGCACATCTGGGTCGCCAAGTTGGGTGCCGAACTCTGCCAACTGTGCTTCGATCGCCCGAAGCGGTGCGAACACGTCGAGCATCTCGTCCCAAATGGAACGTGACGAGTCAAGACTGCTGCTTTGCGCCAAATAGCCAATCTTGATATGGCTTGGCTTGATGATCTCGCCGCTGTCGTAAGAAAGTTCGCCGGCGATGATTTTTAACAATGTCGATTTTCCTGCGCCGTTGCGGCCGACGAGAGCGATTCGGTCGCGGGACTGTATTTCTAGTTTTATATTCGATAAAATAAGGTCAGCGCCAAAATATTTCGTGAGCTGGTGCACCTGCAAAATCATCATGTCGTTTCACCTCTCGGAATAGTTTAACGTATGTCGTCAAAACGGTCAAAGACAGATAATGAAAAATCGTGTATAGTTTATAAGTGGAGGAGATTGTCTTGTCGTCGTTTACTCATTTCAATGAACAAGGACGCGCGAAAATGGTCGATATTACCAACAAGGAAGACACGGTACGGGTGGCAGTGGCAAAAACGAGCATCACCGTCAGCGAAGAGATTTATGAAAAAATAACGAACAACGCCATCGGGAAAGGGGACGTGTTGGCCGTGGCCCAAGTGGCCGGAGTGATGGCGGCGAAAAAAACGGCCGATCTCATTCCGATGTGCCATCCGCTCATGTTAAAAGGCGTCGATATTGCCTTTGCTTGGGAAAAAGAGGCGGAAGCGTATAAACTTGTGATGACCGTGACGGTCAAGACGAAAGGGAGCACAGGGGTGGAAATGGAAGCGCTGACGGCCGCCTCGGTGTGTGCGTTAACCGTGTATGATATGTGCAAAGCGATTGATAAAGGGATGATCATCGGTCCGACGTATTTGGTCGAAAAAACGGGCGGGAAGTCCGGCCATTATCGACGGAAAACCGATTAGTTGGGGGATGAAACCATGAGCAACGAACAACCGAAAATTCCGCAGGCAACCGCGAAACGGCTGCCGCTGTATTACCGGTTTTTGAAGAACTTGCATGCGTCAGGCAAACAGCGTGTATCCTCTGCCGAGCTAAGCGAGGCGGTGAAAGTCGACCCGGCGACGATTCGCCGCGACTTTTCGTATTTTGGCGCCCTCGGCAAAAAAGGGTACGGGTATAATGTGAATTATTTGTTGTCGTTTTTCCGCCAAACGCTTGAAGAGGATGAAGTGACGGAAGTCGCCTTGTTCGGAGTCGGCAATTTAGGCACCGCCTTTTTAAACTACAACTTTTCGAAAAATAACAACACAAAAATTGTCATGGCGTTTGATGTCGATGAACGGAAAGTCGGATCGACAGTCGGCGGTGTGCCAGTCTATCATCTCAATGAGCTCGAGGAGCGGCTTGGCGGCGATATTCCGGTCGCCATTTTAACCGTGCCGGCCGCGGTGGCCCAAGCGCTTACCGACCGCCTTGTCGCCCGGGGGATTAAAGGCATTTTAAACTTCACCCCGGCGCGCTTGAATGTACCGAGGCATATCCGCGTCCACCATATCGATTTGGCCATTGAATTGCAGTCGCTCGTTTATTTTTTGAAAAATTATCCATCGCCATCATAAAGGAGAGAATAAAGCGTGAAATACATTTTGATTGTCCTTGTGATTTTGCTGCTGTTTGGCGCGAAAAAATTGCCGGAGCTCGGGCGGTCGTTCGGCCAGTCGCTGCGCGAGTTTAAAGATGCAACGAAAGGGTTGGCCGATGACGAGGAAAACA includes the following:
- the tsaE gene encoding tRNA (adenosine(37)-N6)-threonylcarbamoyltransferase complex ATPase subunit type 1 TsaE; this encodes MKQFELTVHSPEETKAVARRLAERLRPGMVIALEGDLGAGKTTFTKGLAEGLGITQNVNSPTFTIIKQYDGRLPLYHMDVYRLEDEWEDLGFDEYFNGDGVTVVEWAHLIAGQLPEERLTVSLFRYGGDERRLVFEPLGRRYEQLCKEIFAS
- the tsaB gene encoding tRNA (adenosine(37)-N6)-threonylcarbamoyltransferase complex dimerization subunit type 1 TsaB, coding for MKILGIDTSNMPLGIAVADGDAIKGELVTSVKKDHSARAMPAIESLLRQCGMAPNELDLIVVAKGPGSYTGVRIGVTIAKTLAWSLGIPIAGVSSLEVLAANGRYFPGVIVPLFDARRGQIYTGLYRYENGALRCLEADRIVAADKWADHLRRREEDVLFIGTDAPVYGELFRSRLGGRAFLAPPPLTLPRPGELVMLGKEKEHENPHTFVPNYIRLAEAEAKWLARQKGDGDDGDRCTIPADDRS
- the rimI gene encoding ribosomal protein S18-alanine N-acetyltransferase is translated as MGIDVQFRLMTVHDIDEVVQIERASFTAPWSRESFYNELMYNRYAKYIVMVYRGRIIGYAGMWLVIDEAHVTNVAVLPQFRGQKLGEALMRRLMETARQHGAATMTLEVRVSNHVAQSLYRKLGFRNGGIRKRYYPDNFEDALVMWVKLR
- the tsaD gene encoding tRNA (adenosine(37)-N6)-threonylcarbamoyltransferase complex transferase subunit TsaD, which translates into the protein MNENVHVLGIETSCDETAAAVVKNGKEILSNVVASQMESHRRFGGVVPEIASRHHVEQITLVIEEAMQQAGVSFSDLDAIAVTAGPGLVGALLVGVNAAKALAFAHGLPLIGVHHIAGHIYANQLVAEMKFPLLALVVSGGHTELVYMEGHGAFQVIGETRDDAAGEAYDKVARALNLPYPGGPHIDRLAHEGEPVIDLPRAWLEEGSYDFSFSGLKSAVLNVLHNAKQRGEEIDPKQMAASFQASVIDVLVTKTVQAAKQYGVQQVLLAGGVAANRGLRSALQDKMKELPDVELVIPPLSLCTDNAAMIAAAGTVMHQQGKRADLALNANPGLPLM
- a CDS encoding ABC-F family ATP-binding cassette domain-containing protein; its protein translation is MMILQVHQLTKYFGADLILSNIKLEIQSRDRIALVGRNGAGKSTLLKIIAGELSYDSGEIIKPSHIKIGYLAQSSSLDSSRSIWDEMLDVFAPLRAIEAQLAEFGTQLGDPDVLADPSRYEKTLKAYDELQEQYKEQGGYQYEADIRSVLHGLQFSSYDYKTTPVSSLSGGQRTRLALGKLLLSKPDLLILDEPTNHLDLETLSWLEQYLQAYPGAVLLVSHDRYFLDKVVTEVYELSNATLKRYTGNYSRYLEQRAEQYEQELKRYEKQQEQIARLEDFIRRNIARASTTKRAQSRRKQLEKMERLERPTGDEKSASFSFSIERPSGHEVLTAEELAVGYGEGTPVIRQISFRITRGESIALVGPNGIGKSTLLKAVARRLPVQAGRLRYGSNVQIGYYDQNQADLSSNKRVLDELWDAYPDKTEKEIRTVLGNFLFSGDDVLKPVSALSGGEKARLALAKLMLQKANVLILDEPTNHLDLDSKQVLEQALIDYPGTILFVSHDRYFINRIATKLFELSSGGLTEYLGDYDYYIAKKAEMCELARLNAHSDKTPDSSESTKSTYEQEKEEKKRQRQRQRRLDEIEAEIEALEAQIAEVEQQLCDPSVYGDYETVQQLSQQNEERKQQVEKLLAEWEQLYTSL
- the moaC gene encoding cyclic pyranopterin monophosphate synthase MoaC, whose translation is MSSFTHFNEQGRAKMVDITNKEDTVRVAVAKTSITVSEEIYEKITNNAIGKGDVLAVAQVAGVMAAKKTADLIPMCHPLMLKGVDIAFAWEKEAEAYKLVMTVTVKTKGSTGVEMEALTAASVCALTVYDMCKAIDKGMIIGPTYLVEKTGGKSGHYRRKTD
- a CDS encoding redox-sensing transcriptional repressor Rex, translated to MSNEQPKIPQATAKRLPLYYRFLKNLHASGKQRVSSAELSEAVKVDPATIRRDFSYFGALGKKGYGYNVNYLLSFFRQTLEEDEVTEVALFGVGNLGTAFLNYNFSKNNNTKIVMAFDVDERKVGSTVGGVPVYHLNELEERLGGDIPVAILTVPAAVAQALTDRLVARGIKGILNFTPARLNVPRHIRVHHIDLAIELQSLVYFLKNYPSPS
- the tatA gene encoding twin-arginine translocase TatA/TatE family subunit, whose amino-acid sequence is MKYILIVLVILLLFGAKKLPELGRSFGQSLREFKDATKGLADDEENKTDR